The DNA window AGGTGAGAGGCCACACCATGTCCGTCGTCGCCAACTGCTATGCCGATCGGGGTCGAGTGGCCAGGGCCCTTGGAGTTTCCAAACGTGAATTAAACCAAAGGGTCGCCCAGGCCTATCAATACCCCATCCCTCCGGTCGAAGTTTCCAGGGCTCCCGTACAAGAGGTCGTCATTCAGGACATGGAAGTTGACCTAAAAAAACTTCCAGCCATGATTTACCACAACACCGATGGGGGGCCTTACATTACAGCGGGAATTGTCTTGGCCAAAGATCCTGACACGGGAGATTGCAACCTCAGCTACAACCGCCTGATGGTCAAGGGGAAGAACCGCCTGGGAATCTTCATGACCGTGGGGAAACACCTCAATGCCATTTATTCCAAAATGGAGGAGCGGGAAAAGCCCCTGGAAGTTGCCGTATCCATCGGCAATCACCCGGCCTGGGCGATCGGCGCTTTGGCCATCGGGCCTTATCATGAAAACGAAATAGGGATTATCGGCGGTCTCAAGGGAAGCC is part of the Deltaproteobacteria bacterium genome and encodes:
- a CDS encoding UbiD family decarboxylase translates to MGEDFRGFLKEMEETKEGGFIRINKEVDTQYEVSAIVTKLEQARQVPLLWFEKVRGHTMSVVANCYADRGRVARALGVSKRELNQRVAQAYQYPIPPVEVSRAPVQEVVIQDMEVDLKKLPAMIYHNTDGGPYITAGIVLAKDPDTGDCNLSYNRLMVKGKNRLGIFMTVGKHLNAIYSKMEEREKPLEVAVSIGNHPAWAIGALAIGPYHENEIGIIGGLKGSPLEIVRCKTVDLLVPAGAEIILEGEIEPYVREEEGPFGEFTGYAIRSAKNPVMRVKAITHRHNPIYQDICGG